One Luteibacter sp. 9135 DNA segment encodes these proteins:
- a CDS encoding biotin--[acetyl-CoA-carboxylase] ligase: MLARDLMEALAGGDAVSGATLARQAGVTRAAVWKQIESLRLKGVPVEAKVGGGYRLPWTTELLDAQRIRASLSADVSPRVGMLETHWEIDSTSSELARRIPTLDDLAFVMAETQSAGRGRRGRVWLSPPGMNLYLSVLKRFDSGFASLSGLSLAVGVMLIRALDDLGIRTAGLKWPNDVLAGHAKLAGILVELSGEYSGPCAAIIGVGLNIRLPDTLRERAAQPVTDLADLAGGQPPGRNQVATAVVSALAEGLLAFERRGFSAFAAEYAANDLLRDQPLRVIDPRGEYNAMGEGVDERGALRVRRADGESVTVDSADVSVRRSGM, translated from the coding sequence ATGCTCGCTCGCGACCTCATGGAAGCCCTCGCCGGCGGCGACGCCGTGTCCGGTGCCACCCTGGCCCGGCAGGCCGGTGTCACGCGTGCCGCCGTGTGGAAGCAGATCGAATCCCTGCGGCTCAAGGGCGTGCCGGTGGAGGCCAAGGTCGGCGGGGGTTACCGCCTGCCATGGACCACGGAGCTGCTCGACGCCCAGCGTATCCGCGCCTCGCTGTCTGCCGACGTCTCGCCCCGGGTCGGCATGCTGGAAACCCACTGGGAGATCGACTCCACCTCGAGCGAGCTGGCGCGACGCATTCCCACCCTGGATGACCTCGCCTTCGTCATGGCCGAGACGCAATCGGCCGGACGTGGGCGTCGTGGGCGCGTGTGGCTGTCGCCGCCGGGCATGAACCTGTACCTGTCGGTGCTCAAGCGGTTCGACAGCGGCTTCGCGTCGCTGTCCGGGTTGTCACTGGCGGTCGGGGTCATGCTGATCCGCGCGCTGGATGACCTGGGCATCCGCACGGCCGGTCTGAAATGGCCGAACGATGTGCTCGCGGGGCACGCCAAGCTGGCCGGCATCCTGGTCGAACTGTCCGGTGAATATTCCGGTCCCTGCGCGGCCATCATCGGTGTCGGCCTCAATATCCGCCTGCCCGATACCCTGCGCGAGCGTGCCGCCCAGCCGGTGACCGACCTGGCCGATCTGGCCGGTGGGCAGCCGCCGGGACGCAACCAGGTAGCCACGGCGGTGGTCTCCGCGCTGGCGGAAGGGCTGCTTGCCTTCGAGCGTCGCGGCTTTTCGGCCTTCGCCGCGGAGTACGCCGCCAACGACCTGCTGCGCGACCAGCCGCTGCGCGTCATCGATCCGCGCGGCGAATACAACGCCATGGGTGAAGGTGTGGACGAACGCGGGGCGCTGCGCGTGCGCCGCGCCGACGGCGAGTCGGTGACGGTGGACAGCGCGGATGTCTCCGTGCGCAGGAGCGGCATGTGA
- a CDS encoding type III pantothenate kinase, translated as MILLLDLGNTRLKFALLDGTTFTHRGAFGWDADIAHELAVLWAAWPTPTRVVGASVVDSARETAVDVAARKAFGLIAEWVRTPAQACGVTNAYAEPQRLGVDRFLALVDAHAAGRSPCVLASVGTALTLDALDAEGRHLGGWIAPGPLLMQQSVLGATVQVRPSAAGNVRDLADNTADGLASGCWQACAALVDRFVERSRDTLGGHPTVTLGGGDAAVLAPLLANEVMLVPDTVLRGLAVWATVHTATVDIA; from the coding sequence GTGATCCTGTTGCTGGACCTGGGTAACACCCGCCTGAAGTTCGCCTTGCTGGACGGCACCACCTTCACCCATCGGGGTGCGTTCGGCTGGGATGCCGACATCGCGCACGAACTGGCCGTGCTGTGGGCCGCGTGGCCGACACCGACGCGGGTCGTCGGCGCCTCCGTCGTGGATTCCGCGCGGGAAACCGCGGTGGATGTGGCGGCGCGCAAGGCGTTCGGCTTGATCGCCGAATGGGTGCGCACGCCGGCGCAGGCCTGCGGCGTGACCAACGCGTACGCTGAGCCGCAGCGCCTGGGGGTGGATCGCTTCTTGGCGCTGGTGGATGCGCATGCGGCGGGACGCTCGCCCTGTGTCCTGGCCAGCGTGGGCACGGCGCTCACCCTGGATGCGCTGGATGCGGAAGGCCGGCACCTCGGCGGCTGGATCGCGCCGGGCCCGTTGCTGATGCAGCAATCCGTGCTCGGGGCCACCGTGCAGGTGCGCCCGTCGGCCGCGGGCAACGTTCGCGATCTGGCCGACAACACCGCCGACGGCCTGGCCTCGGGCTGCTGGCAGGCCTGCGCGGCCCTGGTCGATCGTTTCGTCGAGCGCTCGCGGGACACCCTCGGCGGACACCCCACGGTGACCCTGGGCGGGGGCGACGCCGCCGTGCTGGCACCGCTGCTGGCGAACGAGGTCATGCTTGTGCCCGATACCGTGCTGCGCGGGCTGGCCGTCTGGGCCACGGTGCACACCGCCACCGTCGATATCGCCTAG
- a CDS encoding SPOR domain-containing protein gives MLLRLFFVLLIALNIAVAAWLLLGDTGTHAVDPTDSGVPRLKLLAEVPPPAASVAPPTAAPVHAAPAVPTSAAAPASSNASPATATTQASVPASTPAASAPIAPVSGASATSALAAAAAKAKAPSSSLSTTPPLAIPAPTSPKRAYRCLAVGPFANQVDLRAARTAIASRTVRSRQRQEQASESRGWRVFLPAQATREQALAQARRLEAKGIKDYFVVTVQGELQNSVALGLFHDPANARKRRDEVAAAGFPARMSERTETTPVWWLDVVVPEDGGSDLRKGLRNPAVTTRPTGCF, from the coding sequence ATGCTGCTGCGTTTGTTCTTCGTCTTGCTGATTGCCCTCAACATCGCGGTGGCCGCGTGGCTGCTGCTGGGCGACACCGGCACCCATGCGGTGGACCCCACCGACAGCGGCGTGCCCCGACTCAAGCTGCTGGCCGAAGTACCGCCGCCGGCGGCTAGCGTAGCGCCGCCCACCGCCGCACCGGTCCATGCCGCGCCTGCGGTGCCGACGTCCGCAGCGGCACCGGCGTCTTCGAATGCATCGCCGGCGACGGCAACCACCCAGGCATCGGTCCCCGCATCCACACCCGCTGCCTCTGCACCGATCGCGCCCGTGTCCGGCGCCTCGGCGACGTCGGCCTTGGCAGCGGCGGCCGCCAAAGCGAAGGCACCGTCATCGTCCTTGTCCACGACACCACCGCTGGCCATTCCGGCACCGACCAGCCCCAAGCGCGCCTACCGCTGCCTCGCCGTGGGTCCGTTCGCCAACCAAGTGGATCTGCGCGCCGCGCGCACGGCCATCGCCTCGCGCACGGTGCGCAGTCGCCAGCGCCAGGAGCAGGCCAGCGAGTCGCGAGGCTGGCGGGTGTTCCTGCCTGCGCAGGCCACGCGCGAGCAGGCGCTGGCGCAGGCCCGTCGGCTGGAGGCCAAGGGCATCAAGGATTATTTCGTGGTGACGGTGCAGGGTGAACTGCAGAACTCCGTGGCCCTGGGCCTGTTCCACGACCCGGCCAATGCGCGTAAGCGTCGCGACGAAGTGGCCGCCGCCGGTTTCCCGGCCCGCATGAGCGAGCGCACCGAGACCACGCCCGTATGGTGGTTGGACGTGGTGGTGCCCGAGGATGGAGGCAGCGACCTCCGCAAGGGCCTGCGCAACCCTGCCGTGACCACTCGACCCACGGGTTGCTTCTGA
- a CDS encoding oxidoreductase — translation MGSKTCFITGVSSGFGQALSREALAAGHRVIGTVRSEDARFAFEALDATRAHAVILDVTDHDAIPGIVADVESRHGAVDVLVNNAGYGHEGILEESPMEEMRRQFEVNVFGAVAVTKAFVPRFRERRRGHIVNITSMGGFITMPGIAYYCGSKFALEGISEVLGKELAPFGVHVTAVAPGSFRTDWAGRSMRRTPRSIADYDALFEPIRQSRKEKSGHQLGDPARAGKAILALIDLPDPPAHLLLGSDALDLVRGKLGAMTADIDRWEALSRSTDG, via the coding sequence ATGGGTAGCAAGACATGTTTCATCACCGGCGTCAGCAGCGGCTTCGGGCAGGCGTTGTCGCGTGAAGCCCTCGCGGCCGGCCATCGCGTCATCGGCACCGTGCGAAGCGAAGATGCCCGCTTCGCATTCGAAGCCCTGGACGCCACGCGCGCGCATGCGGTCATCCTCGATGTCACCGACCACGACGCGATCCCCGGAATCGTCGCCGATGTCGAATCGCGCCATGGCGCCGTCGATGTGCTGGTCAACAACGCGGGCTACGGCCACGAGGGCATCTTGGAGGAGTCGCCCATGGAAGAGATGCGTCGGCAGTTCGAGGTCAACGTCTTCGGCGCCGTGGCCGTGACAAAAGCCTTTGTGCCGAGGTTCCGCGAACGACGCCGCGGCCACATCGTCAACATCACTTCCATGGGCGGTTTCATCACCATGCCGGGCATTGCCTACTACTGCGGCAGCAAGTTCGCCCTGGAAGGCATCAGCGAGGTGCTGGGAAAAGAGTTGGCACCGTTCGGCGTCCACGTCACGGCCGTCGCGCCGGGCAGCTTCAGGACGGACTGGGCCGGGCGATCGATGCGGCGTACGCCGCGAAGCATTGCGGACTACGACGCGTTGTTCGAACCCATCCGGCAGTCACGCAAGGAGAAGAGCGGCCACCAGTTGGGCGATCCGGCCCGGGCGGGCAAGGCGATCCTGGCGTTGATCGACCTGCCCGATCCACCCGCGCACCTTCTGCTGGGCAGTGACGCACTCGATCTGGTGCGCGGCAAACTGGGCGCCATGACGGCGGACATCGATCGCTGGGAGGCGTTGTCGAGATCGACCGACGGTTGA
- a CDS encoding AraC family transcriptional regulator has product MIGLLRGMARDEGYTLTCLPDVRLLRADRPLSRTPVLYEPGIVIVVQGSKRGFLGRQTFVYDDQHYLVVSVPVPFAMETQATAQEPLLAIYLRLDSAMALDLCEQLDRHEGIATAEPRGLYSSPMEASLSMAVLRLLEALANAPEGELLGPAMVREIYFRVLCGAQGGSMRAALAQQGRFGRVARAIRLIHSEYDEALSVDRLADEAAMSVPTFHAHFRAMTGTSPMRYVQSTRLHQARLHMLRQDTTAAAAATAVGYESASQFSREFKRLFGRPPVEEVARMRRDFAMPEALTPSGFVSSH; this is encoded by the coding sequence ATGATCGGTCTTCTCCGCGGGATGGCCCGCGACGAGGGATACACACTGACGTGCCTGCCCGACGTGCGCCTGCTTCGCGCCGATCGACCGCTGAGTCGTACGCCCGTGCTGTACGAGCCCGGCATCGTCATCGTGGTCCAGGGAAGCAAGCGAGGCTTCCTGGGGCGGCAGACCTTCGTCTACGACGACCAGCACTACCTCGTCGTGTCCGTGCCGGTGCCCTTCGCGATGGAGACGCAGGCTACGGCGCAGGAGCCGCTGCTGGCCATCTACCTTCGCCTGGACAGCGCCATGGCCCTGGACCTGTGTGAGCAACTGGACCGCCACGAAGGCATCGCCACGGCAGAACCCCGGGGCCTGTATTCCTCGCCGATGGAAGCCTCGCTGTCGATGGCGGTGCTGCGTCTGCTCGAGGCGCTGGCGAATGCGCCGGAGGGCGAACTGCTTGGCCCCGCCATGGTGCGGGAGATCTACTTCCGCGTGCTGTGCGGCGCGCAGGGCGGCTCGATGCGTGCCGCGCTGGCCCAGCAGGGGCGATTCGGCAGGGTGGCGCGCGCGATCCGTTTGATCCACAGCGAGTACGACGAGGCCCTCAGCGTCGATCGCCTGGCCGACGAGGCGGCGATGAGCGTGCCGACGTTTCATGCCCATTTTCGCGCGATGACCGGCACGTCGCCGATGCGCTACGTGCAATCGACCCGGCTACACCAGGCGAGGCTGCACATGCTTCGCCAGGACACGACGGCCGCGGCGGCCGCGACCGCTGTCGGCTACGAAAGCGCCTCGCAGTTCAGTCGTGAATTCAAGCGCCTGTTTGGTCGCCCTCCCGTCGAGGAAGTGGCACGGATGCGACGGGACTTCGCCATGCCGGAAGCACTGACGCCGTCGGGCTTCGTGTCGTCCCATTGA
- a CDS encoding carboxylesterase/lipase family protein: protein MIDVRRVFIAVIAIAIATLAGAGCMAKPPQVRVTQGVLAGTTSAGVDVFLGIPYGASTAGEGRWRSPRPAPEWQATRMATAFGPACQQDVGGSFGPYTPEYLVQGEVSEDCLSLNVWRPSAATAPHAGLPIMVWVHGGGFAGGSGSVPIYNGVTLARGGIIVITVNYRLGVFGFLAPPELSAAEGAQGNYGIKDLLLALHWIRDNARAFGGDPSRITLAGQSAGSMAVHDLMVAPAAKGLFQQVISQSGPGMGIAPRTLAQAQATGKKVLAAAGVRTIDELRRLPASQVAQAARHADEGVMTFAPVIDGRLIPSDPYASVADTFIDTPVLAGMTADESSGDANPEDRRVHRERGLAATERWARARAATSHQPIYLYLFDHVEPGSEAFGAFHSSEIPYALGNLDAAKGRAFQPRDRIIADAMTAYWLGFVKTGRPVAKGQAVWPRYDPATPVMMRLGDRMQSESMLDATKRRFYDTYVEGGGHLSLF from the coding sequence ATGATCGACGTTCGACGGGTTTTCATCGCCGTTATCGCCATCGCCATCGCCACGCTGGCAGGCGCGGGATGCATGGCGAAGCCTCCCCAAGTGCGGGTGACACAGGGCGTGCTCGCCGGTACGACCTCTGCGGGTGTCGATGTTTTCCTTGGCATCCCGTATGGTGCCAGCACGGCGGGTGAGGGCCGGTGGCGCTCGCCGCGACCGGCTCCCGAGTGGCAGGCGACGCGCATGGCGACGGCCTTCGGCCCCGCCTGCCAGCAAGACGTCGGCGGCAGCTTCGGTCCGTACACGCCGGAGTACCTCGTGCAGGGCGAGGTGAGCGAGGACTGCCTGTCGCTGAATGTCTGGCGCCCGTCCGCCGCCACGGCACCACATGCGGGTTTGCCGATCATGGTCTGGGTCCACGGCGGCGGCTTTGCCGGTGGCTCGGGATCGGTGCCGATCTACAACGGCGTTACGCTGGCACGCGGCGGCATCATCGTGATCACGGTGAACTACCGCCTCGGCGTCTTCGGGTTCCTCGCGCCTCCGGAGCTCTCTGCCGCCGAAGGTGCGCAGGGTAATTACGGCATCAAGGACCTGTTGCTCGCGCTGCATTGGATCAGGGACAACGCGCGGGCGTTCGGCGGCGATCCGTCGCGCATCACGCTCGCGGGCCAGTCGGCGGGCTCCATGGCGGTCCACGACCTGATGGTGGCGCCCGCCGCGAAAGGCCTGTTCCAGCAGGTCATCTCGCAAAGCGGTCCCGGCATGGGCATAGCGCCCCGAACCCTTGCGCAGGCGCAGGCAACGGGCAAGAAAGTCCTGGCCGCGGCAGGCGTCCGCACCATTGATGAACTGCGTCGTCTGCCTGCATCGCAGGTGGCGCAGGCGGCGCGCCATGCCGACGAAGGGGTGATGACGTTCGCGCCGGTGATCGACGGACGTCTGATTCCGTCCGACCCCTATGCCAGTGTCGCCGACACGTTTATCGACACACCCGTCCTTGCCGGCATGACGGCGGATGAATCGTCTGGCGACGCCAATCCCGAGGATCGGCGCGTGCACCGTGAGCGAGGCCTGGCCGCCACCGAGCGCTGGGCGAGGGCGCGCGCTGCCACGAGTCACCAACCGATCTACCTTTACCTGTTCGATCATGTCGAACCCGGTTCGGAAGCTTTCGGCGCGTTCCACAGCTCGGAGATTCCTTATGCGCTAGGCAACCTCGATGCGGCGAAAGGACGGGCTTTCCAGCCACGCGATCGCATCATCGCCGATGCGATGACCGCGTACTGGCTGGGCTTCGTCAAGACGGGGCGACCGGTCGCCAAGGGGCAAGCGGTGTGGCCGCGCTATGATCCCGCCACACCGGTAATGATGCGTCTTGGCGATCGCATGCAGAGTGAGTCCATGCTCGATGCGACGAAGCGGCGGTTCTACGACACGTATGTCGAAGGTGGTGGGCACCTGTCGCTTTTTTGA
- a CDS encoding RES family NAD+ phosphorylase produces MRLWRISSYPGLSGVGGQHADGRWHTRGRAILYTSEHPALAMVEAMAHMRLGITAIPLTLKLIAIDVDDRATRAPMPRLPSGWQANEPTSQAVGDAWLARKNHLLLPVPSAVLAHATNVLVNPAHADMARCVTEVEVEPFWFDRRYLR; encoded by the coding sequence ATGCGCCTGTGGCGTATCTCGTCCTATCCCGGCCTGAGCGGGGTGGGCGGCCAGCATGCGGATGGCCGCTGGCACACGCGAGGCCGCGCTATCCTTTACACCTCCGAGCACCCTGCCCTCGCCATGGTCGAAGCCATGGCGCACATGCGCCTGGGCATCACGGCCATCCCGCTGACGCTCAAGCTGATCGCCATCGACGTGGACGACCGGGCCACCCGGGCGCCGATGCCACGGTTACCGTCGGGCTGGCAGGCCAACGAGCCGACCAGCCAGGCCGTCGGCGACGCCTGGCTGGCCCGTAAGAATCACCTGTTGCTGCCGGTACCCTCGGCGGTCCTCGCGCATGCAACCAACGTGCTGGTGAACCCCGCGCATGCGGACATGGCGCGCTGCGTGACCGAGGTCGAAGTGGAACCGTTCTGGTTCGATCGGCGGTATCTGCGCTGA